In the Candidatus Hydrogenedentota bacterium genome, TACGGCGCCAGTCTGCTCAACCTGCACGGCCTGTACTACACGACCCACGGCGGCTTCTGGGAGTGGGCCCCGCCGTGCTTCCATTTCCGCATGCCCTACTGGGACCACATGGGCTCCTTCTTCAAATACTTCGAGCGGCTCAGCTACCTGCTCAGCCAGGGGGCGCACCGCTGCGATGTGGCAGTCATGTACCCCGTCGCCCCGCTGGAGGCCGGCATGGCCGGGGACCGCGCGGTGAAGACCGCCTTTGACGCGGGCGAGCGCCTGTACATGGACCACGGAATGGACTTCGACTTCATGGACTTCGAGTCCCTGGAGCGGGCGGAAATCCGCGACCGGCAGCTGCTGGTGTCCGGCGAGGCCTACCGGGTGCTGGTGCTGCCCGTCATGAAGGCGGCGCGCTGGTCCACCATCGAGAAGGCGCTGGCCTTTTTCCGCGAGGGCGGCGTGGTCGTCGCCCTGGGCGCCCTGCCGGAGGCGTCGGACCGCGCCGGCCGCGACGACCGGCAACTGGACCGGGCCATCCGGGAGATTTTCGGCGTGACCGCCGAGGAGGCCCGCGCGGGAAAGGGTGCCGAACCGCGCCGCAGCCGTTCGGGCGGGGTCGGCGCGGTCTTGGACGGTCCCGACGCGGCGGCGGCGCTGATCTCGGCCTCCATCCCCCGCGACTTCGTGCCGGGAGACGGCGGACAGGTGCTGCACCGGGTCATTGACGACAGGGACGTGTACATGGTCATGGGCGCGGCGCGGAACTCGGAGTGCTTCTTCCGCGCGGAGGGCGTCGTGGAGCTGTGGGATCCGTGGTCCGGCACGTCGCACCCCCTGCACACCCACGCCCCGGCGGAGGGCGGCACGCGGGTGCGCATGCCGCTGGGGCCGGACACGGCGCAGCTCATCGTCTTCTCCCCGGGCGCCGCGCCGTCTGTCGTCGGCACAGATCTCGACGAGATTGCGGACCTGTCGCTGACGGACGGCAAGCCCGTTGTCACCGGGTACGCCGCCGTGCCGGGCGAAAAGGCCGCGACAGTGCGCGCCGCCGACGGCGCCGAGACGGTGCTGCGCGGCGTCGCGGAGGCCGCGCCTTCCCCCGTGTCCCTGGACGGCGACTGGGAGGTGGAGCCGGCCCCGACGCTGGACAACCGCTGGGGCGATTTCCGCCTGCCCGCCACGGACACCGTCATCGGCGCGGAGGCCCGCCGCTTCGCCCACGCCGTCGAGACGGGACCCGGCTCCGGATGGGAGCGGGCAGACGTGGACACGTCGGGCTGGAAGACCGTCACTCACTCCTACGGCCAGCGGTTCTGGAAACTGGGGCCCTTGCCGGAGACGGCGGAGGCGGACGCCGCCCTCGCGGCCATGACAGTGGTGGATTCGTCCGCGCCGGTTGCCGTCGGCGGACAGGAATACCGCTGGCAGCCCTATGACTACTCCACCCGCTGGGGCGTGGAGGGCGACCCGGGCCCGCAGGGCCACCATGGGCTAAAGAAGATGGTGTCCGACGACTTCATCGTTCTCGGCAGGCCGGATTACACCGGCATCCTCATCGAGTACCAGAAGGAGGAGGCGGGAACGCACTATTACCTTTGGACCACTGTGGGCGCGCCGGAGGCGCTGGAGGCGCTGGCGCGCACGGGGGACATGAAACCCGCCGCGCTGTGGGTGAACGGCGTCCGGGTGGACGACCTCGCCGCGCCGGTTCCGCTCCAGGCGGGCGTGAACACGGTGCTCCTGCGTTACGATGCGCCGGGGCGCACGCACTTCGTGCTGGAGCGCGCCGGGGTGCCCTCCGTGGCGTCCGAGGTTCCCCTGTCCATGCGCTGGCATGACAATCCCGCCGTGCTGCCGTTTGACCCGGCTCCGGAGACGGCGCGCGCCGCGGGCTGGTACCGCTTCACATCGCCCCCGGGCCTGCGGTCCATGCGGGTGACGGTCCGCGGCGCCCTGCAGGCGTGGGCCGACGGGGAGCCCATGACGGTGGAGACGGGTCCCGTGCGCGCGGACGGGACGGTGGAATGCACGGCGGCGGTCCGGACCTCCAAGGCGGCGGCGGTCGCGGTGGCGATGCGTGTGGACCGTGAACCCGGCTGTCCCGGCGGCGCGGCCCTGCCGGAGCCTGTGAAACTCGACTGCGGCCCCGGCGTGATGCCCCTGGGCGACTGGTCGCAGCGGGGCGCGCTGGCGGAGTACTCCGGCGGCATGTGGTACCGCAAGACCTTCACCCTTTCAGACGAACAGACCCGGGGCCGTGTCACGCTGGACCTGGGCGCCGTGGCCGCCTCGGCCGAGGTGATCGTCAACGGCAAGCCCGCGGGCATCCGCGTCACCCCGCCCTGGCGGGTGGACGCCTCCGGGCTGGTCACGCCGGGGGAAAACCGGGTTGAGGTGCTCGTCTGCAACACCCTCGCCAACCACTACGGGACGATTCCGACGCACTACCGCGGCGACCCGCTGTCCGGCCTGCTGGGCCCGGTGACCCTGCGCACGGAGCGGGAAGTGGCGCTGAAGTGATCCGGCTGCGAACGGCAGTCGGACCCGTCGGACAGGTCCGACAAGTCCGACCCGTCTGACCGATCGGCCGGATCAGTCCGATCCGACCGATCGGTCTGATTCCCTCCCTTGTCCTCCCAAAAGAGAAGCGCGCGGCCGGTTTGCACCGGCCGCGCGCGTTTCGTCGCGGGGGTTACTTCTTCGAGGTCTTCTTCACGGCCTTCTTGTCAGCCTTCTTGTCGGCCTTTTTGCAGCACTTCTTGCCGGTGCAGCACTTGCGCGGGGTTTCCAGCGCCGCCTGCGCCGCCGCGAAGCGGGCGATCGGGACGCGGAAGGGGCTGCACGACACGTAGTTGAGGCCGACGCGGTGGCAGAACTTCACCGAGGCCGGCTCGCCGCCGTGCTCGCCGCAGATGCCGCACTTGAGGTCGGGGCGGGTGGAGCGGCCGCGCTCGACGGCCATGGCCACGAGCTGGCCGATGCCCTCCTGGTCCAGCACCTCGAACGGGTCCTCGGGGAGGATCTTCTTGTCGAGGTAGTAGGGCAGGAAGCCGCCGACGTCGTCGCGGCTGTAGCCGAAGCCCATCTGGGTGAGGTCGTTGGTGCCGAAGCTGAAGAACTCGGCGGTAACGGCGATCTTGTCGGCCGTGAGGGCGGCGCGCGGGATCTCGATCATCGTGCCGACCATGTAGGCGAACTTGACCTTCTGCTCCTTCTGGACCTCCTCCGCGATCGTGCGGATGAGGGCGGCCTGGTTGTCCATCTCGGCCTTGGTGCCGATGAGCGGGACCATGACCTCGGGGCTGACCTTGACCTTCTCCTTGACCAGCTTCGCGGCGGCCTCGAAGATGGCGCGCGCCTGCATCTCGGTGATCTCGGGGTAGGCGATGCCGAGGCGGCAGCCGCGGTGGCCGAGCATCGGGTTCAGCTCGTGGAGCTGCTTGATGCGGGCGTTGATGGCGTCCTCCTTGATGCCGGTCTTCTTCGCCAGCTCGGCGACCTGGTCGGCCGTAAGGCCGCCGACGAACTCGTGCAGCGGCGGGTCAAGCAGGCGGATGGTGACCGGGCGGCCGTTCATGGCCTTGAACAGGCCGTAGAAGTCGTCGCGCTGGAAGGGCAGCAGGGCCATGACGGCCTTGCGGCGCGCGGCCTCGTCCTCGGCCAGGATCATCTCGCGCATGTGGATGATGCGCTTGGGGTCGAAGAACATGTGCTCGGTGCGGCAGAGGCCGATGCCCTCGGCGCCGAAGGCCACCGCCTGCGCGGCGTCCGCCGGGGAGTCCGCGTTTGTGCGCACGTTGATCTGGCGGACGGCGTCGGCCCACGCCATGATCTTCTTGTAGTAGGGGTTCAGCTCGGGCTGCGCGGGCAGCACGGGCACCTGGCCCGCGAAGACCTTGCCCTGGCTGCCGTTCATGGAGATCCAGTCGCCCTCCTTCACCACCATGCCGCCGACGGTCATCTGCTTCCTGGCCACCTCGATGTTCAGGCTGCCGCAGCCGACGATGCAGCACTTGCCCCAGCCCCGGGCGACGAGCGCCGCGTGGGAGGTCATGCCGCCCTTCGCCGTGAGGATGGCCTCTGCGACGTGCATGCCGTGCACGTCCTCGGGGGAGGTCTCATTGCGGACAAGGATGACCTTCTTGCCCTTGCCGGCCCACAGGGCCGCGTCGTCCGCCGTGAAGACGACCTGGCCGACGCTGCCGCCGGGGCCCGCGGGCAGGCCCTTGGCCAGGACCTTCGCGACCTTCTCGGCCTTCGGGTCAAGCATCGGGAGCAGGAGCTCCGTGAGCTGGATCGGGGCCACGCGCATGACCGCCGTGTCCTTGGAGATCAGCTTGGCCTCGGCCATCTCGACGGCCATGCGGACGGCCGCCATGCCGGTGCGCTTGCCGACGCGGCACTGGAGCATCCAGAGGACGCTCTCCTCGATGGTGAACTCAATGTCCATCATGTCCTTGTAGTGCTTCTCCAGCTTGGTGCGGATGCCGTCAAGCTGCTTGTAGATCTTCGGGCTGGCCTCCTCCAGCGAGAGCAGGTGCGCGCTCTGCTCGCCCTTCGTGGCCTTGTTGATCGGGCTGGGGGTGCGGATGCCCGCCACCACGTCCTCGCCCTGCGCGTTCACCAGCCACTCGCCGTAGAACAGGTTCTCGCCCGTCGCCGCGTTGCGGGTGAAGGCCACGCCCGTCGCGCTGGTCTCACCCGTGTTGCCGAACACCATGGCCTGCACGTTGACCGCCGTGCCCCAGTCGTCCGGGATGCGCTCGATGCGGCGGTAGGCGATGGCGCGCTTGCCGTTCCAGGACTGGAACACGGCCTTGACGCCGCCCCAGAGCTGCGCCTGCGCGTCGTCCGGGAACTCCTTGCCCAGGCACTTCTTCACGATCTTCTTGAAGTCCTCCGCCAGGGCCTTCAGGTCCGCGGCGGTGAGCTGCGTGTCGTCGGTGTAGCCCTTGGCCTTCTTCATGGCCTCCATGGCGTGCTCCATCTGGAGACGGACGCCCTTGCCCTCGGCCGGCTCGATGCCCGCCGCCTTCTCCATCACCACGTCCGCGTACATCATGATGAGGCGGCGGTAGGAGTCGTACACAAAGCGCTCGTTGCCCGTCTTCGCGATGAGGCCGGGGACCGTGGCCGACGTCAGGCCGACGTTGAGGACCGTGTCCATCATGCCCGGCATCGAGCGGCGCGCGCCCGAGCGCACCGAGACCAGCAGCGGGTTCTTCGGGTCGCCGAACTTCTTCTTCATCACCTTCTCGACCTTCGCCAGCGCCTTCGCCACCTCCTCCTCCAGCGACTTCGGCAGCCTGCCCTTGTTCTCGTAGTAGGCGGTGCACATCTCGGTCGTGATCGTGAAACCCGCCGGGACCGGGATCCCCAGGCTGCACATTTCGGCCAGATTGGCCCCCTTGCCGCCGAGCAGATCCTTCATTGACTCGTTGCCGTCGGCCTTGCCGCCGCCAAAGAAATACACACTCCGCTTTGCCATGACGCTGTTTTCTCCTTCAGTCAGGTCCTCGTTGCCCAGTCTGGAACACACCCGCCTCGCCACACGTTTGGAAAGGGGGGCTTCGCACGACACCCGTGCGGAAAACCGGACGGAACCAGCCCAATCCGGCATTTATGGAATTATACTCCCGTCCGCCCCCCCGTTCAAGAAACGTCCGCCCTCCGGATGTTCCCGATTCCGCTCCGAACCGGACTTGGAAAGCCCCCGGCGCGTGTGGGATAATCGCGTCCCCCTCCGCGCGCCCGTAGCTCAGGTGGATAGAGCGTCAGCCTTCTAAGCTGAGGGCCGCTGGTTCGAGTCCAGCCGGGCGCGCCATTTCCTTCTTTCCCCCCCTTTTTCCGGTTCATGCCTGTCAGGGGAACTGGGTGAAGGCGATGTAGCGGACGTAGATGTAGGCGCTGCTGATGACCATGCTGGCCAGGGTGACGGGAACGCTGTAGCGCAGGAAGGTGGCGAAGGAGAAGGGGGCGCCGTTTTTCTTGGCGATTTGGGCCACGACAACGTTGGCGGCCGCGCCGAAAAGGGTGCCGTTGCCGCCGAGGCAGGCACCCAGGGCCAGGGACCACCACAGGGGGTCGGCGACCAGCCGGACGGCCTCGGGGGTGAAGCTGTCCATGCCGCCCTGGGGCTCGAAGTAGAGGGAGACCATGGTGTTCACCAGGGGGATGAAGGCCATGACGATGGGGATGTTGCCGAAAAGGGCGGACAGGAGGCCGGCGACCCACAGCACGGCGAGGCACAGCAGGAAGAGGTTGTGCCCGATGGCGCGGGAAATGGCGCCGCCGATGCTGTCGAAGAGCCCCGCGTGCTCCAGGGCGCCGACGAGCATGAACAGGCCGATGAGGAAGAAGATGGTTTCCCACTCGACCTTTTCCATGGCCTCGCGGATGCCGACGCCGCAGACAATCAGCATGACGAAGCCGCCGGCGAGGGCGACGACGCCGGGGGGGACGTGGAGCGCGTGCCCCATGATGAACCCGATGATAATGACGCCGAAAACGACCAGGCCCCTGCGGAGGCGGCCGGGCTGGACGATGGCGAGCTCGGGGTGGGCCTGCATGATGCGCACACGGGCCTCGGGGGGCGTGGCCAGGGGTTTCCGGGAAAACCAGGCGATGGGCGCGAGCACCGCCGCCCCGACCAGGATGACGGCGGGGGAGAGGTGGAGGAGAAACTGGTTGAAGTTCAGCCCGGACTTCGCGCCGATGAGGATGTTGGGCGGGTCGCCGATGAGGGTGGCGGTGCCGCCGATGTTGGAGAAGAGGGCCAGCAGCACCAGATAGGGGACCGACGGGACCTCGAGGATCTGGGTCACCAGGATGGTGATGGGGGCGACGAGGACCACGGTGGTGACGTTGTCGAGGAAGGCGGACAGCACTGCAGTGGCCGTGAGCAGGCCCACCAGAATGGCCACGGCGTTGCCCCGGGCGCGCTGGG is a window encoding:
- a CDS encoding pyruvate, phosphate dikinase — encoded protein: MAKRSVYFFGGGKADGNESMKDLLGGKGANLAEMCSLGIPVPAGFTITTEMCTAYYENKGRLPKSLEEEVAKALAKVEKVMKKKFGDPKNPLLVSVRSGARRSMPGMMDTVLNVGLTSATVPGLIAKTGNERFVYDSYRRLIMMYADVVMEKAAGIEPAEGKGVRLQMEHAMEAMKKAKGYTDDTQLTAADLKALAEDFKKIVKKCLGKEFPDDAQAQLWGGVKAVFQSWNGKRAIAYRRIERIPDDWGTAVNVQAMVFGNTGETSATGVAFTRNAATGENLFYGEWLVNAQGEDVVAGIRTPSPINKATKGEQSAHLLSLEEASPKIYKQLDGIRTKLEKHYKDMMDIEFTIEESVLWMLQCRVGKRTGMAAVRMAVEMAEAKLISKDTAVMRVAPIQLTELLLPMLDPKAEKVAKVLAKGLPAGPGGSVGQVVFTADDAALWAGKGKKVILVRNETSPEDVHGMHVAEAILTAKGGMTSHAALVARGWGKCCIVGCGSLNIEVARKQMTVGGMVVKEGDWISMNGSQGKVFAGQVPVLPAQPELNPYYKKIMAWADAVRQINVRTNADSPADAAQAVAFGAEGIGLCRTEHMFFDPKRIIHMREMILAEDEAARRKAVMALLPFQRDDFYGLFKAMNGRPVTIRLLDPPLHEFVGGLTADQVAELAKKTGIKEDAINARIKQLHELNPMLGHRGCRLGIAYPEITEMQARAIFEAAAKLVKEKVKVSPEVMVPLIGTKAEMDNQAALIRTIAEEVQKEQKVKFAYMVGTMIEIPRAALTADKIAVTAEFFSFGTNDLTQMGFGYSRDDVGGFLPYYLDKKILPEDPFEVLDQEGIGQLVAMAVERGRSTRPDLKCGICGEHGGEPASVKFCHRVGLNYVSCSPFRVPIARFAAAQAALETPRKCCTGKKCCKKADKKADKKAVKKTSKK
- a CDS encoding ArsB/NhaD family transporter: MLGPLLIFGVTYLLIISEKVDRTAAAVIGAAAMILFRFMPHEAAFACVDLDVVFLLTGMMIVVGILSETGLFEWVAIFIAQRARGNAVAILVGLLTATAVLSAFLDNVTTVVLVAPITILVTQILEVPSVPYLVLLALFSNIGGTATLIGDPPNILIGAKSGLNFNQFLLHLSPAVILVGAAVLAPIAWFSRKPLATPPEARVRIMQAHPELAIVQPGRLRRGLVVFGVIIIGFIMGHALHVPPGVVALAGGFVMLIVCGVGIREAMEKVEWETIFFLIGLFMLVGALEHAGLFDSIGGAISRAIGHNLFLLCLAVLWVAGLLSALFGNIPIVMAFIPLVNTMVSLYFEPQGGMDSFTPEAVRLVADPLWWSLALGACLGGNGTLFGAAANVVVAQIAKKNGAPFSFATFLRYSVPVTLASMVISSAYIYVRYIAFTQFP